AGGTCGGACGCCACCGTCACAGCCGCGACCGGCCATGTGTCACACCCGGTACATACCTGTCCAGCACGGAGGTGACGGCGGCGCGGCCGTCGCCGGTGGGCTCGATGGCGACGGGACGCAGGTCGGGCGCCACCGTCACAGCCGCGACCGGCCATGTGTCACCCGGTACATACCTGACCAGCACGGAGGTGACGGCGGCGCGGCCGTCGCCGGTGGGCTCGATGGCGACGGGGCGCAGGTCGGGCGCCACGGTCACAGCCGCGACCGGCCATGTGTCACCCGGTACATACCTGACCAGCACGGAGGTGACGGCGGCGCGGCCGTCGCCGGTGGGCTCGATGGCGACGGGGCGCAGGTCGGACGCCACCGTCACAGCCGCGACCGGCCATGTGTCACACCCGGTACATACCTGACCAGCACGGAGGTGACGGCGGCGCGGCCGTCGCCGGTGGGCTCGATGGCGACGGGGCGCAGGTCGGACGCCACCGTCACAGCCGCGACCGGCCATGTGTCACACCCGGTACATACCTGACCAGCACGGAGGTGACGGCGGCGCGGCCGTCGCCGGTGGGCTCGATGGCGACGGGACGCAGGTCGGGCGCCACCGTCACAGCCGCGACCGGCCATGTGTCACAGCCGGTACATACCTGACCAGCACGGAAGTGACGGCGGCGCGGCCGTCGCCGGTGGGCTCGATGGCGACGGGGCGCAGGTCGGACGCCACCGTCACAGCCGCGACCGGCCATGTGTCACACCCGGTACATACCTGTCCAGCACGGAGGTGACGGCGGCGCGGCCGTCGCCGGTGGGCTCGATGGCGACGGGGCGCAGGTCGGGCGCCACCGTCACAGCCGCGACCGGCCATGTGTCACACCCGGTACATACCTGACCAGCACGGAGGTGACGGCGGCGCGGCCGTCGCCGGTGGGCTCGATGGCGACGGGGCGCAGGTCGGACGCCACCGTCACAGCCGCGACCGGCCATGTGTCACACCCGGTACATACCCGACCAGCACGGAGGTGACGGCGGCGCGGCCGTCGCCGGTGGGCTCGATGGCGACGGGGCGCAGGTCGGACGCCACCATCACAGCCGCGACCGGCCATGTGTCACACCCGGTACATACCTGTCCAGCACGGAGGTGACGGCGGCGCGGCCGTCGCCGGTGGGCTCGATGGCGACGGGACGCAGGTCGGGCGCCACCGTCACAGCCGCGACCGGCCATGTGTCACCCGGTACATACCTGACCAGCACGGAGGTGACGGCGGCGCGGCCGTCGCCGGTGGGCTCGATGGCGACGGGGCGCAGGTCGGGCGCCACCGTCACAGCCGCGACCGGCCATGTGTCACCCGGTACATACCTGACCAGCACGGAGGTCACGGCGGCACGGCCGTCGCCGGTGGGCTCGATGGCGACGGGACGCAGGTCGGGCGCCACCGTCACAGCCGCGACCGGCCATGTGTCACCCGGTACATACCTGACCAGCACGGAGGTGACGGCGGCGCGGCCGTCGCCGGTGGGCTCGATGGCGACGGGACGCAGGTCGGGCGCCACCGTCACAGCCGCGACCGGCCATGTGTCACCCGGTACATACCTGACCAGCACGGAGGTGACGGCGGCGCGGCCGTCGCCGGTGGGCTCGATGGCGACGGGGCGCAGGTCGGGCGCCACCGTCACAGCCGCGACCGGCCATGTGTCACCCGGTACATACCTGACCAGCACGGAGGTGACGGCGGCGCGGCCGTCGCCGGTGGGCTCGATGGCGACGGGGCGCAGGTCGGGCGCCACCGTCACAGCCGCGACCGGCCATGTGTCACCCGGTACATACCTGACCAGCACGGAGGTGACGGCGGCGCGGCCGTCGCCGGTGGGCTCGATGGCGACGGGACGCAGGTCGGGCGCCACCGTCACAGCCGCGACCGGCCATGTGTCACAGCCGGTACATACCTGACCAGCACGGAAGTGACGGCGGCGCGGCCGTCGCCGGTGGGCTCGATGGCGACGGGACGCAGGTCGGGCGCCACCGTCACAGCCGCGACCGGCCATGTGTCACCCGGTACATACCTGACCAGCACGGAGGTGACGGCGGCGCGGCCGTCGCCGGTGGGCTCGATGGCGACGGGGCGCAGGTCGGGCGCCACCGTCACAGCCGCGACCGGCCATGTGTCACCCGGTACATACCTGACCAGCACGGAGGTGACGGCGGCGCGGCCGTCGCCGGTGGGCTCGATGGCGACGGGGCGCAGGTCGGGCGCCACCGTCACAGCCGCGACCGGCCATGTGTCACCCGGTACATACCTGACCAGCACGGAGGTGACGGCGGCGCGGCCGTCGCCGGTGGGCTCGATGGCGACGGGGCGCAGGTCGGGCGCCACCGTCACAGCCGCGACCGGCCATGTGTCACCCGGTACATACCTGACCAGCACGGAGGTGACGGCGGCGCGGCCGTCGCCGGTGGGCTCGATGGCGACGGGGCGCAGGTCGGGCGCCACCGTCACAGCCGCGACCGGCCATGTGTCACCCGGTACATACCTGACCAGCACGGAGGTGACGGCGGCGCGGCCGTCGCCGGTGGGCTCGATGGCGACGGGGCGCAGGTCGGGCGCCACCGTCACAGCCGCGACCGGCCATGTGTCACCCGGTACATACCTGACCAGCACGGAGGTGACGGCGGCGCGGCCGTCGCCGGTGGGCTCGATGGCGACGGGACGCAGGTCGGGCGCCACCGTCACAGCCGCGACCGGCCATGTGTCACAGCCGGTACATACCTGACCAGCACGGAAGTGACGGCGGCGCGGCCGTCGCCGGTGGGCTCGATGGCGACGGGACGCAGGTCGGGCGCCACCGTCACAGCCGCGACCGGCCATGTGTCACCCGGTACATACCTGACCAGCACGGAGGTGACGGCGGCGCGGCCGTCGCCGGTGGGCTCGATGGCGACGGGGCGCAGGTCGGGCGCCACCGTCACAGCCGCGACCGGCCATGTGTCACCCGGTACATACCTGACCAGCACGGAGGTGACGGCGGCGCGGCCGTCGCCGGTGGGCTCGATGGCGACGGGGCGCAGGTCGGGCGCCACCGTCACAGCCGCGACCGGCCATGTGTCACCCGGTACATACCTGACCAGCACGGAGGTGACGGCGGCGCGGCCGTCGCCGGTGGGCTCGATGGCGACGGGGCGCAGGTCGGGCGCCACCGTCACAGCCGCGACCGGCCATGTGTCACCCGGTACATACCTGACCAGCACGGAGGTGACGGCGGCGCGGCCGTCGCCGGTGGGCTCGATGGCGACGGGGCGCAGGTCGGGCGCCACCGTCACAGCCGCGACCGGCCATGTGTCACCCGGTACATACCTGACCAGCACGGAGGTGACGGCGGCGCGGCCGTCGCCGGTGGGCTCGATGGCGACGGGGCGCAGGTCGGGCGCCACCGTCACAGCCGCGACCGGCCATGTGTCACCCGGTACATACCTGACCAGCACGGAGGTGACGGCGGCGCGGCCGTCGCCGGTGGGCTCGATGGCGACGGGGCGCAGGTCGGGCGCCACCGTCACAGCCGCGACCGGCCATGTGTCACCCGGTACATACCTGACCAGCACGGAGGTGACGGCGGCGCGGCCGTCGCCGGTGGGCTCGATGGCGACGGGGCGCAGGTCGGGCGCCACCGTCACAGCCGCGACCGGCCATGTGTCACCCGGTACATACCTGACCAGCACGGAGGTGACGGCGGCGCGGCCGTCGCCGGTGGGCTCGATGGCGACGGGGCGCAGGTCGGGCGCCACCGTCACAGCCGCGACCGGCCATGTGTCACCCGGTACATACCTGACCAGCACGGAGGTGACGGCGGCGCGGCCGTCGCCGGTGGGCTCGATGGCGACGGGGCGCAGGTCGGGCGCCACCGTCACAGCCGCGACCGGCCATGTGTCACCCGGTACATACCTGACCAGCACGGAGGTGACGGCGGCGCGGCCGTCGCCGGTGGGCTCGATGGCGACGGGGCGCAGGTCGGGCGCCACCGTCACAGCCGCGACCGGCCATGTGTCACCCGGTACATACCTGACCAGCACGGAGGTGACGGCGGCGCGGCCGTCGCCGGTGGGCTCGATGGCGACGGGGCGCAGGTCGGGCGCCACCGTCACAGCCGCGACCGGCCATGTGTCACCCGGTACATACCTGACCAGCACGGAGGTGACGGCGGCGCGGCCGTCGCCGGTGGGCTCGATGGCGACGGGGCGCAGGTCGGGCGCCACCGTCACAGCCGCGACCGGCCATGTGTCACCCGGTACATACCTGACCAGCACGGAGGTGACGGCGGCGCGGCCGTCGCCGGTGGGCTCGATGGCGACGGGGCGCAGGTCGGGCGCCACCGTCACAGCCGCGACCGGCCATGTGTCACCCGGTACATACCTGACCAGCACGGAGGTGACGGCGGCGCGGCCGTCGCCGGTGGGCTCGATGGCGACGGGGCGCAGGTCGGGCGCCACCGTCACAGCCGCGACCGGCCATGTGTCACCCGGTACATACCTGACCAGCACGGAGGTGACGGCGGCGCGGCCGTCGCCGGTGGGCTCGATGGCGACGGGGCGCAGGTCGGGCGCCACCGTCACAGCCGCGACCGGCCATGTGTCACCCGGTACATACCTGACCAGCACGGAGGTGACGGCGGCGCGGCCGTCGCCGGTGGGCTCGATGGCGACGGGGCGCAGGTCGGGCGCCACCGTCACAGCCGCGACCGGCCATGTGTCACCCGGTACATACCTGACCAGCACGGAGGTGACGGCGGCGCGGCCGTCGCCGGTGGGCTCGATGGCGACGGGGCGCAGGTCGGGCGCCACCGTCACAGCCGCGACCGGCCATGTGTCACCCGGTACATACCTGACCAGCACGGAGGTGACGGCGGCGCGGCCGTCGCCGGTGGGCTCGATGGCGACGGGGCGCAGGTCGGGCGCCACCGTCACAGCCGCGACCGGCCATGTGTCACCCGGTACATACCTGACCAGCACGGAGGTGACGGCGGCGCGGCCGTCGCCGGTGGGCTCGATGGCGACGGGGCGCAGGTCGGGCGCCACCGTCACAGCCGCGACCGGCCATGTGTCACCCGGTACATACCTGACCAGCACGGAGGTGACGGCGGCGCGGCCGTCGCCGGTGGGCTCGATGGCGACGGGGCGCAGGTCGGGCGCCACCGTCACAGCCGCGACCGGCCATGTGTCACCCGGTACATACCTGACCAGCACGGAGGTGACGGCGGCGCGGCCGTCGCCGGTGGGCTCGATGGCGACGGGGCGCAGGTCGGGCGCCACCGTCACAGCCGCGACCGGCCATGTGTCACCCGGTACATACCTGACCAGCACGGAGGTGACGGCGGCGCGGCCGTCGCCGGTGGGCTCGATGGCGACGGGGCGCAGGTCGGGCGCGCGCCGCCGCttgcccgcgcccgcgcccgcgccgtgCAGCACCACCGTCACAGCCGCGAATGGCCGCTTCGCCATGTGCAGCATCTAAAAACCAATCAAGTCAATCGGTGGATTCTAGGAGGCCGATGGTAATTGCAAATTTAATTTCGAGAGCCAACTTTTTGTAACTTATAAAATcgctataaaaacaatgaaTAATGACAGATCGGAAAACTCGGATACCAAACAGTCATATAAACAAAATACAAGtgcaaaattatttgttttgtataaaaaaaaattatggtctAAGGGATCGTGCTGGGGCTGAGAGACACTGCTTTTATATAAGAACATATCAAGTCATGAATTAtgtaaaaacagtaaaaattcACCTCAACAACATGTCGCCTCCTCGCCCGCCGCACGTCCGCGGCTTGCTTCGCCTTCCACGCGACCACGCACGCCGCCAGGAACAGAAAGAAGCACGAAAAGAACACCGAGAAGAACACGAACAGATCGATGTGCAGTTGGTCTTGTCTGAAGAATACCAGTCCGAAGCTAGCGGCGCCGTCCTCAGAGTGACGCGCGCGGATTATCATGTAGAATTTAGTGTGTCCAAGTTCGTGGAATTTTTCAGGCAGGGTCAAAACGAGACGGTTGCGGAGTTCGCGCACGCGCAACAAGATATTTTTCTTATCAACAGTTATGTAAGTTGCAAGATCCTTCGCCTTGTAATCCGCGAGCGTATACTCTGTCTTCTCATAATGCCAGGTCATGCGCGGCGATTCTTCAACGTTGTCGTCGAACGTCGGCATTTTGCGGTACGGCTCGTGTTTGTAATACGCCGGGTCGATCTCGACAACGTGGGCGCCGTGCGTGCCGTTCACTGAGACGACGAAGGAGCTGTCGTTTGGGCTCAGGTAGAGGTCGACGGCGCCCTGCGTTACGTCCACGACCACTCGTATGTCTACGTTCATGTATCGTGGATTTACGGCTACGAACACCGTCTGGCCCGGGTATAGCGGACGCGGCTTAATCTTGCATtcatctaaaataaaatagaaagttGTCAATATGGTAATATTTATGGTCCTTTGAACTACCACTCACGTGACTTGAGGAATTAGGATGGTTTccacatcttttttttttagaacacaaacagtcgtAATAAGcatattacataatattgtacACAATGTACAGAGGCAAAAATAAAGAACAAatagacctggaggttcattagtaGATATAAACAACTCACAtcttacatggcgaccctgccaaacttcaaataaaacaataattttattgtaagtcaAAATTTCTTGTCTCATTTCTAATTTGTAAAATCTACTCACCGATGGATTTGCCGTCGAAGCACAGTTTATTCTCTATATTGATGGTCTTGTAGCACTGGTGTCCGTTGCGCGGGTCGCCCATGTACAGGTCGCGGCACTTGACGCACTGGTAGCGCCAGCACTCCTGCGCAGAGTTCTTGCTGGAGCTGGCGGTCTGGCAGGACGCGTCGCTCTCGGTGTTGTTGCCGCAGTTGCATTTCTCGCCTGTTACCGGGTCGCAAGTGTCGCCGTGACCGTGGCATTCGCACCTGTATGAAACATGTTAAGTTAGTGTAGACAAAGGTTTGTAACCTCGCAGCctcaagggggggggggggtgtcgATATTTAATTCCACTAATTTCTTTGGACATATTTGTGACGAAGTGACTGCCAGACCAGACCAACCAGACCACCAGACCAGAATTACAATTGTAATGTAGAAACACTGCAAAATACATATGTCCAAATATGTTAGGcgtaacattttattttcgtACATTCAAAAGTTGTTGTCAGTATGTATACTTTTATTATAGTCAAAAGTGATATATTTCGTTGTATACTTAACAAAAAGCATTCCTTGATTCATACagagaaatatttttacacatgaaaaaaaaatacttacggtCGGCAAGGATCGCTAAGGTTCTCTGATCCTCTAAAATATCCCTCTACACAGCGTTCGCAGCGCGGCCCATCCGTATAATTCGCGCACCGCACGCAGCGCGCCTTCGCACTCTGGTAGTACTCGTCCAAGTCGCTGGTGTCTCGCTCCTCGCTCGTGCAGATGCTGGTGTGGCCGTGGCAGTACACCGAGCAAGGGATACACTGCCCGTTGTCGGTCGGGTCGCCCACGAAGTTTGGCTTGCATTTCTCGCATTGGTTACCCTGAAGTAAATGGTATAATTAGATAATGCCGTCAACTAGattcttattcataaaacttagcaaactcTTACAAacctgttaaattttgtctctttctaatagatagaaatgtcaaaaagagggattatcaacggtttgttgaatttaaatttgtcaacaaacgtttatgaataacgccatcaCTTTTTACATGGCCTTAATttcaaaacaaacaattttttcaaatttaaatttttagcaAAAGTGGCAGAAGCAAGTTGAAGGATCTGGTACATGATCTTGTCTTAGCAGACGATGCTATTGCTGACTTAACCTTACTGGGCCACTTATAATCCTCATATAGCTAACATTTGGGGACGAGGACGGGCCTAGTCTCAGTCAGAACGGCCGTGTCGACTTTCAAACTCACCATGGTGTGGTTGTGGCACTCGAGACACTTGTCGAGCTTGTCGGGCCCCTCGCAGTGCGCGTGGCCGTTGCACTGGCACTGGATGGTGCAGTTGGCGCCGACGTAGCCGAAATCGCAGCGGCACACGTCGGGCTGCACGCAGGCGCCGCGCACGCAGCCCTGCGCGCACACCGCCGTGCAGCCGTCGGGGCCGCGCTTGTGGCCCGCGCCGCACTCGCACACGTAGCCCGCTGGTAGATCGCGGCACACCTATAAACAGGAAGGGATATTGAAGGATTGATGAGGTACCGAATGCTTACTTATTgaagaaaatatttagaacatttaaaatacaTGAACATGCagttttaaacatatattttaaagtaaaaacttattgtaataaaacgttaTCTGCATAATAATTTGTAAACTTAGTAAGAGACTCCATtgctattgttttaatttaaattgtccCTAATCATAAAATACGAAAGTTTAAAAATGATAGTCTAATAAAGGTCTAGACTCCATCTAAGGGTGGTATTACACCTggccaatttctttgtccaatgtgcattgcgtctcactctcattaagcaaaatgtgagacgcaaatacacattggtaTTGGtcagatggaataccatcctaagctaactttgcacagacTTTGACAGAACTCAGTGTGGAAGAGTCACTAATcattataaacgtcatattttcatagaaatatgaCGCTTACATTTGATAATATTTCCGTATTGTATCTTAGCACATCCCATGCAGAGTAGCTTGAGCCGACTCTATTTAAGTTAATAAGTAGTTAGCGAAAAAATAATGTGTCACGTACCTCAGAATCTGCTTTACACTGGTGATGATTATTCTCACACTCATTTTCGGGCGGGCAACGCGTGTAGTGCCAGGAGAACGTGTCGATAGTTTCGTTCAACTGATGCGCGCTCGTGTAGACCGCCGCGCACGTCGTCCGCGTCGAGTACTCGAGCGGCGAGTCGATCGAGCCCTCCGTGCACACCCCTTCGCCGTTGGCGCCCTCTATCGCACACCAACCGCAGTGCGAATGATGGAGACACTCCGTGCACTGTTCGAATGTATCGCAAGGCGCTGGGCATTTGTTTTTATCGGCTTTGGTTAGAACGAGCCCGCAGACCCCGCCCGCGCAGTAAACAGGTTGATACGCTGGCGAGATGCATTTCCCCAAGTATGTCGCCCAGTGGCATTCCGCGAAGCCGCCTTCAGCGCCGTCGGAGCTCAGACACGTTTGGCAGTCGGTGTATGTATGACAACGGCTGGGGCACTCTTCTCTTGTTCTTGGGCGGATGCTGGTGCGACCTTGCTCTTCTATTGCGGCGCAAGTCCAGTTGAACAGCTCTGTTGGTTCCTCTGAAATTCTTGTCATTTGTCCTACAACAGATCGTTTGGTCAGACTTCATCTACATTTTGAATCTTACAATATAATTATGGAAAGTCTGTATTTcgattaattgtaattttaaattgttttatttattgtttttgacatgttttagaataatataaattatcagttggaattaaatatttacaaaatgaaaTATGGAAAGTACACTTCAATTTGTAATGTTTGACCTACCTTCTCTGCTGGCATGGCGCGTCCATGTGCACTGGTTGTTGACGCATTTCTCGCAGTCAGATGCGACGCATCTGTGCTCCGGACACTGGCCGACGTCGCTGATGTAGGTGGTCCCAGCGTTGCACTTTATACTGGTACACGACTCGTCCGTAGGAACGCATTCACCTGTGCAACAAGTTGGATTTTAGGAATAGTTCGAAATAAACGAACAAAAATATCATTACAATTTTAACGTCCTTAGCAGGCTGAAAATCTTTTTATCGAAGATTCTACTATTTGGCCAATACAGTTTTGTGCCGCTTTTCCGATTTTTCCTGTACGGTTTGGTAAGGTTACATGTAAAACAATGCTAAAAACGGTTTAAGCCACACTTCCCTGTCTAGTCTTAGAATGAAACTTAGACAtaagttgttttaatatgtcaagtataaatataaataagtaaatgtataaatgtaactttccggctttccggtaggacaaccgtaggctcatgtttttcttttatctcctttttatctttgctgtttagtgtgtatgttaacattatgtacttactaatgaacctccaggtctgttttcttaagtatgttaagtacatttgtacttcaaacccatttgtatatgtgactgtttgtgttctaaataaagtaaaaaaaaaaaaaaaaaaaaaccgacgaCATCTTACATGCGATAATTATTTAAAGGTCTAACGATGGTACACTGTTATATACGTACCAACAGCAGCAGCACAGGATTCGCACCACCGGCACGCCGGTTTCTCTTCAGGATACAGCGGCCAAGCGGCCAGGCAGGACGCGCACGTAGTAAAGTTCTCGCAAGCGCGCCTTGCAACAAGCTCCATATCGCACGCTTCCCCTGAATTCGTCGACACCCTATCACTGCTCTCGCACCCAGGTTTGTTCACAGAGAAGCATTTAGTGTAGTTTCCGGAACTACAAAAGCTACAGCCCATCTGGCTTCGACATTCCAGCTTGCTCGCGCTCCAGAGGGAGCAGAGGTCTTCAGGGAGGGATATGCGGGTGACTTGGCAGTGTGCGCTGCCGGTCCAGCCGCCGATGATGTAGATATAGCCGTCGTTCTCCGACTCCATGTCGATTGCCATCGCATGGGCTATGGTTGGCGGTGGTGGGTGGCCGACTATACTTATGcctaaacaaagaaaatacaaatttgGTACCTATCTACGTCTATAAGTATCTACGTAATTAAAATATgaaccaaaataaatatatgtaacaGAAAATAGGTATACAATACAAGCATAAGCCTATACAT
This DNA window, taken from Cydia strobilella chromosome 4, ilCydStro3.1, whole genome shotgun sequence, encodes the following:
- the LOC134740916 gene encoding multiple epidermal growth factor-like domains protein 8, which produces MFFPRNREKGVGLVVVSWICLAVLCAASSAPCDKTRRIFTEPSGVITDGPTDSNYTQDSHCEWLIKAANKSQFITLSFLRMGTECSYDYVFVYDGDSFDAPLLGSFSGKTEPQNVTASSGYMLILLYSDTNYVLDGFRATYAIHDCPNNCTGHGLCVQHKCFCFGTRGGQDCSLQLCPNQCSNNGQCKGDRCLCKKGFSGESCSLKKNDKVGNSWHWLSRSESGMTRRAAHSAVYVNHTDSLYVFGGYDLNKVLGLLEVYRFSTSQWYDENEKVLRRYPTNEEIDQSFLTLFTKGNTDGSWQIGNRSSLFNLLLSSVSHHDKTTLPLMYSHSPTPYSESYLHFTDKPDFSNAIMKSNDTKPEPRYGHSACAFSAGFVLYGGKLSDGSLSSELWLYDAETNIWTLRAVNSSFLPPGLTRHTLTAVKDELYLFGGSTVDGEFSSNMYKIKLSEPNTESWEKVQVRGGKELDVRVVAHTAVYHSYSNSILVYGGVVASVARFSKLTDRMFAFDIDNRHWSEIHYPRAHLRDTYVPRERAFHTSTIIGNYLVVFGGYSHRHNKEEICYDGQMYLYHLGCHAWIPLEVLGSPREFYPKRQGVFAHAAALKPPSTLLIAGGYHGNVNGDLLAYVVPSWQAGISNNDPESACPRHRSQPECLADPECGWCSADDTCYGRTIGSNCTTNLQSIRCGGICPALGECHSCLIHGPPPGRAGSRAPLPSVSTKLGLHQCSWCVQNARCHHKDDNYGVCGEDTPSQNPGWWGTTGTEVTTPEECKDLDKRPGLTFLRYQQPADWNHPDGVSVVNATTVDWATGGGSNHIFTGSSEARLRGWLRIPQLWNGTGETLHVCAGYSNISLALGLKTESIANLTAQPSACSIVDWPSLFPGRLAVDIHANDTLHTGLYPSHHHAKMELLHNKTTETAKVFTFEFLEPYSDGQCQNYDNCLLCLADAACGWCELTDKCEPRAADERAVCAAEAGVWRYLTLQPSACPNCSNYISCERCVAGNYCEWWADEARCARRGRAGGAVVEASECPAPCRTRLDCEHCLDERGRCVWCEATRQCFSFSVYTSEYQFGLCREWLDRASSAPAAAAADDNVRKAGQCKSCQAHAQCSTCLRSMGCGWCHSHENPITGACTEGDFTRAHADCASLLNVSAADAGWAYAQCPDVDECGLKLHDCHEHAVCNNTHGSYTCKCKQGYSGDGRKSCVQTCYNNCIHGYCLGAPHYKCHCDLGWTGADCSINCGCHNHSTCRTGVGRCDECQDWTEGKFCESCKPGSHGNATTGQGCRRCDCNDHGDETRGFCDVATGECICKDNTEGQNCERCKPKFYGDPRHGGKCYYQCEPRGMLNASQTEGIGSYKSDPDIKIIGPSKECLWIISAGDIKDAIIQFTINSSTLNVPCDENAVYVYDGLGGVPDMSNNQQSQLLGVFCNGASSGIVEARSGNLTVHYKQGQVEQGFEGVYKSLACGLYCPWPRVCTKGHCVCREGFGGPDCEVDICRNNCSTAYDAGTCDPSYGRCLCDEGYGGDDCSIKLDKMQLVFTELFNSEYLSDGLDHLRKTLPRFGHSLVADRRGLWMFGGYSLSHGPLNDIRFFDTKNNTWMQVTVEATPDAKMPEGRYFHASEIYHSKQNIYIYGGLSLQEKNGQNKTLGDFWQFSLKDQRWNIVNNKEKQPPPLAGHTLTLQKYQDYESLVLIGGFSLEEGMMADIWEFDLDNDKWIKLNCGGSKPAGIIGHSTVYHAPSQSLYVYGGILYSYNGTSLSNKLFALHYPTKKWSELPNFPRRNHYHDLPQQAYLHSAVTTNEYMVVFGGRSDPDHRSDSLIAYIYSCNQWVRLVKGISIVGHPPPPTIAHAMAIDMESENDGYIYIIGGWTGSAHCQVTRISLPEDLCSLWSASKLECRSQMGCSFCSSGNYTKCFSVNKPGCESSDRVSTNSGEACDMELVARRACENFTTCASCLAAWPLYPEEKPACRWCESCAAAVGECVPTDESCTSIKCNAGTTYISDVGQCPEHRCVASDCEKCVNNQCTWTRHASREGQMTRISEEPTELFNWTCAAIEEQGRTSIRPRTREECPSRCHTYTDCQTCLSSDGAEGGFAECHWATYLGKCISPAYQPVYCAGGVCGLVLTKADKNKCPAPCDTFEQCTECLHHSHCGWCAIEGANGEGVCTEGSIDSPLEYSTRTTCAAVYTSAHQLNETIDTFSWHYTRCPPENECENNHHQCKADSEVCRDLPAGYVCECGAGHKRGPDGCTAVCAQGCVRGACVQPDVCRCDFGYVGANCTIQCQCNGHAHCEGPDKLDKCLECHNHTMGNQCEKCKPNFVGDPTDNGQCIPCSVYCHGHTSICTSEERDTSDLDEYYQSAKARCVRCANYTDGPRCERCVEGYFRGSENLSDPCRPCECHGHGDTCDPVTGEKCNCGNNTESDASCQTASSSKNSAQECWRYQCVKCRDLYMGDPRNGHQCYKTINIENKLCFDGKSIDECKIKPRPLYPGQTVFVAVNPRYMNVDIRVVVDVTQGAVDLYLSPNDSSFVVSVNGTHGAHVVEIDPAYYKHEPYRKMPTFDDNVEESPRMTWHYEKTEYTLADYKAKDLATYITVDKKNILLRVRELRNRLVLTLPEKFHELGHTKFYMIIRARHSEDGAASFGLVFFRQDQLHIDLFVFFSVFFSCFFLFLAACVVAWKAKQAADVRRARRRHVVEMLHMAKRPFAAVTVVLHGAGAGAGKRRRAPDLRPVAIEPTGDGRAAVTSVLVRYVPGDTWPVAAVTVAPDLRPVAIEPTGDGRAAVTSVLVRYVPGDTWPVAAVTVAPDLRPVAIEPTGDGRAAVTSVLVRYVPGDTWPVAAVTVAPDLRPVAIEPTGDGRAAVTSVLVRYVPGDTWPVAAVTVAPDLRPVAIEPTGDGRAAVTSVLVRYVPGDTWPVAAVTVAPDLRPVAIEPTGDGRAAVTSVLVRYVPGDTWPVAAVTVAPDLRPVAIEPTGDGRAAVTSVLVRYVPGDTWPVAAVTVAPDLRPVAIEPTGDGRAAVTSVLVRYVPGDTWPVAAVTVAPDLRPVAIEPTGDGRAAVTSVLVRYVPGDTWPVAAVTVAPDLRPVAIEPTGDGRAAVTSVLVRYVPGDTWPVAAVTVAPDLRPVAIEPTGDGRAAVTSVLVRYVPGDTWPVAAVTVAPDLRPVAIEPTGDGRAAVTSVLVRYVPGDTWPVAAVTVAPDLRPVAIEPTGDGRAAVTSVLVRYVPGDTWPVAAVTVAPDLRPVAIEPTGDGRAAVTSVLVRYVPGDTWPVAAVTVAPDLRPVAIEPTGDGRAAVTSVLVRYVPGDTWPVAAVTVAPDLRPVAIEPTGDGRAAVTSVLVRYVPGDTWPVAAVTVAPDLRPVAIEPTGDGRAAVTSVLVRYVPGDTWPVAAVTVAPDLRPVAIEPTGDGRAAVTSVLVRYVPGDTWPVAAVTVAPDLRPVAIEPTGDGRAAVTSVLVRYVPGDTWPVAAVTVAPDLRPVAIEPTGDGRAAVTSVLVRYVPGDTWPVAAVTVAPDLRPVAIEPTGDGRAAVTSVLVRYVPGDTWPVAAVTVAPDLRPVAIEPTGDGRAAVTSVLVRYVPGDTWPVAAVTVAPDLRPVAIEPTGDGRAAVTSVLPTGDGRAAVTSVLVRYVPGDTWPVAAVTVAPDLRPVAIEPTGDGRAAVTSVLVRYVPGDTWPVAAVTVAPDLRPVAIEPTGDGRAAVTSVLVRYVPGDTWPVAAVTVAPDLRPVAIEPTGDGRAAVTSVLVRYVPGDTWPVAAVTVAPDLRPVAIEPTGDGRAAVTSVLVRYVPGDTWPVAAVTVAPDLRPVAIEPTGDGRAAVTSVLVRYVPGDTWPVAAVTVAPDLRPVAIEPTGDGRAAVTSVLPTGDGRAAVTSVLVRYVPGDTWPVAAVTVAPDLRPVAIEPTGDGRAAVTSVLVRYVPGDTWPVAAVTVAPDLRPVAIEPTGDGRAAVTSVLVRYVPGDTWPVAAVTVAPDLRPVAIEPTGDGRAAVTSVLVRYVPGDTWPVAAVTVAPDLRPVAIEPTGDGRAAVTSVLVRYVPGDTWPVAAVTVAPDLRPVAIEPTGDGRAAVTSVLVSPPATAAPPSPPCWTGMYRV